Within the Bremerella sp. JC817 genome, the region CGAACAGTTGACACGAAGCTTCGCCAAGGAGATGGGGAAGCGTGGGATCACCGTCAACGCGGTTTCGCCAGGTCCGACCGAGACCGACTTGTTCATGGGCAACAACGATCAGGAGAAGATCGAGCGAATGCGAAGCCTGTCCGCGTTCGGCCGGCTCGGTAAATCGGAAGATATGGGCCCGGTCGTCGTGTTTCTCGCCAGCGAAGATGGCGGCTGGATCACAGGGCAAGTGGTCCCCGTGAATGGCGGTACGGCCTAGTCCGTCCTGCGGTGTTCCCAGCGTAAGGCCCCAATCCGGGGGAACCCTTAATGGCGGATTATCTTCCCCGTGCTTCCTTGGTCGGGGTTCCGCTCCCCATGCGTTCGATGAAAGTACCCGGTTGATGGGGTGTCTTGTAGCAGTCGAAGTAGTGGGTAAATATCACGGGATAGTCGCTTGTTTGAGCAACAATTCTAAAGACATGCCTTGTTTCAGAGCATCAGGCCGCTCGCCGGAGGGTGGTAAGGAAGAAACAATGTGAAATTATAAATGTCTATCGAAGGGAATATCTCACTACCTACTGAAAATCATGGGTTAACGATAAATAACAACGCGTTGATGTAAATTTTCTCTCTTCGATTCTCGACGAGCGGAACACTTGCGGCGAAATGGAACGGCATTTGAGTTACCAAGGCTGTCAATCTCGCCAACCGAGGCCTGGGCTCCGTTGGCAAACTGCCATCATTCGTTAAGGAACTCCCCACTATGACCATCCAGTTTCGCTCGCGACGCGCGTTCACGCTCGTCGAGTTGTTGGTTGTCATCGCGATCATCGGTGTTTTGATCGCTCTGCTGCTGCCGGCCGTCCAGCAGGCACGTGAAGCTGCTCGCCGTATGCAGTGCACCAACAACCAGAAGCAAATCGGCCTGGCGATTCACAACTATCACGACACGTACTTGAAGATGCCGTACAACGCGGTGCCGCAGGTCACCACCAGTGCAGTGCAGCGTGGTCCTTCGTGGTTGGTTCGTCTATTGCCCTACGTCGAGCAGAACGCCGCGTACGATCAGTTCCAATTCACCGGCGACTGGTCGATGCAGGATGGACCTAGCCCGAATGCGACGATCCTCGGACAGTTGCGGGTGCCAGGATTCAATTGCCCCTCCAGCCCGCTGCCAGAGCTCGAATCGCAATCGACCAATGCCAACGGTACCGTCTCGCTGCAGGTCGTGAACTACATCGGTATCACCGGTTCGTATTACAAGGGTGGCACGACCAATGTCGTCTCGGGCTCGCCACAAGACAGCTCTTACGGCGATGCGGTCTACAACGGGATGATCGTTCCGCTTTCGTCCAAGAGCAACGCCATCAATCTGGCCGCGTGCACCGATGGGACCAGCAACACGATGATGGTCACCGAGCAAAGCGACTATTTCATCAACTCTTCGGGAACGAAGGTTGCCCGTCGTAGCTCGGGGCATGCCGGTCGTTCGTGGGCCAACGGGGCGGGGGCAGGCAACTGGACCTCCAACGTAACCACCATTCGCTATGCCATTGGCGAAGAAGGGGGAACCGGGAATGCCGCGAACTATAACGTCAACATTCCGCCAATCTCGGCCCACCCAGGCGGCGTGATGATTCTGCTCGGGGACGCCAGCGTTCGCTTCCTTTCGGAAACAACGAACTTCGCGATTCTGACTGGCCTGGGCGATCGCCAGGACGGCAACGTGCTGGGTGAATTTTAATCCAAACGCAGAATCGAACTGAATTGATGAGAGGCGGAACAATGAAGATTCCAACCCTGACCAGCATCGGGGCCACCATGGCTACCGCTGCCCTGATGCTGCTGGTGTTTGGCTGTTCTCAGCAAAGCTATGGCTCGCTTGGTGGCGTTACCGGAACGGTGACGCTGAATGGCAAACCGCACGCGAATGCCAAGGTCACATTCACTCCAGCCGCAGGTCGGCCTTCCAGTGGAATGACCGACGAGAACGGCAATTACGAACTGTTTTACATTCGCGATACCAAGGGAGCCGAACCTGGCTCGCACAAGGTTACGATTGTGACCGTCGCCCCGGTCGAGTCTGACACCTACCAAGGGCCTGCGTTCAAAGATCCCATTCCCCCGAACTACAACCGGGTGACCGAGCTAACGGCGGAAGTCGAAAAAGGCTCGAACACGTTCGACTTCGACTTGAAGGGCAAATAGCACTCACTCTCCCTCCACCTTCTTGACGAGCGGTGCTGGATCGGACCTGATCTGGCACCGCTCTCTCCTCTTCTTGCCCCTACCTTTGCCGGGGACATCTTTCTTTGAATCGCCTTGCGCCGATAGGATGGCAGTGTTACCCCATCAAGACGGAGTAAGAGATGATCGAAGAACAACAACCCCTCCCCGATGTCCCAGAGCCGGACGAGCCCTATCGGATGCCGGTCGAAACGATGTCGCTGCGGCAGATCGATGGCGAGCTCCGTGATCTGTTTAGCGTGGCGGTGTTGTATCTGTTGGTGCCGGTCTTCTTGATTGCCATCAGCACAACCACCGTTGTCGCGACGCCATTCTTTGTCCGCGTGTTGCCTGCGTTTGCCTTGGTGTTTGTGGGGTATTGGATTTTGCAACGCTCGTATGGCCCCCTCTATCGAGCCGAGCCTGCCATGGCGATCGAGTACGTAAAATGGGTCTCTTGGGTTGGTGGCGGAATCATGAGTACTCCTCATGCCCGACTCGTTGCGCTTTGTGAGCGCCGAGAAGCGATTAAGGAAGAAAAAAGCCTTGAATCGTAGTTGTCGCAAAGCATGGTGATTTATGACTTATGATTGCGTATTAACGAGGTAGTAATTTAGGTTTTGCCAAATAGAGGGATCAAGCTTTCCACTCATTCACCTACGTTCTGCATTTTGTCAACGGGAGATTATCTCGCGTTAATTGATGCAGAGAGATGTTAACGGTGACGAACCTATTTATTCGTCATATTTTCCCATGACATAGTCAGAAGAAAATGGACAAATTGCCTGAGAAGTATTTCGAGGGTGCCCCCTTAGTCGGTAGATACGCTGCTGACGAATCCCAAGGCGCGATTCTCGTACATAAAGGGGGTGTGGCACCCTGTTAGGTAAATTAGTTTGTTTTTGTTGCCTGATTAGCACTCGTGAAGATAAGAAAGTTGAGTATAAAGAAATACGCAGCGCTTTTCATGCAGTAGGGTTTCTCATCAATCTCTCTGCAAACCTCGCTGGGTAACGCGGCCATAGAGGCACGGGGAGATCAACTCTCCGGGGTCGTAATACCGGTTCTCGCATCAGTTCAACGGCGGGAACTCACTCACATCTAGTTCTAATTTTCTTGCATCTCTCTGGGGACAGAGAAGGAGACGTTCGTGACTCATTCTTGGAATGCCCGCCGGGGGTTTACCCTGGTGGAACTGCTCGTTGTGATCGCCATTATTGGCGTATTGATCGCCCTGCTTCTGCCGGCGGTCCAGCAGGCTCGTGAAGCCGCTCGTCGTATTCAGTGCAACAACCAGCTGAAGCAGCTCGGTTTGGCCATGCACAACTACCACGACACGTACATCAGCAAACTGCCTTTCAACTCGTGCTACATCAGCGGGTCGGGCAACACCACTGCTCCATCGTTCTTCGTGCGTCTGCTGCCGTTCCTCGAACAGAACGCTGCTTACGATGCCTTGGATTGGAGCGGTTTCAACAACGGTACCTTCATCACCGACAATACCCAGACCGGCGATCCACTGCTGGCCCTGCGTGTTGACGGCCTGTGGTGCCCATCGAGCCCGCTGCCAGAAACCCTGAACAATGTTCAGCTGACCAGCTACACCGGTATCGGTGGTACCGCTCAGAAGTGGAGCACCTCGGCTGCCGCGGTTCAGAACATCGACTCGACCAAGAAGGCCCAATACTACAACGGTATGGTGGTCGCTAAGGGTGACGGTTCGAACCCAATCGGTTTGGAAAGTGCAACCGACGGTACCAGCAATACTATGATGATCAGCGAATGCAGCAACTACTTCTACGATGCCAATCGCGTGAAGCAAGTTGACACCATTCGTACCAGCATGGGGCCAAACAGCGTTGGTGGTGCTTGGAACGGTCTGGGCTTCACCAGCACCGGTACCGGTACGGTCACGACGGCTCAGAACGTTACGTTCATCGACCTCGATCCAACCAACAACACCACGGTTCCTTACCTCGGTAACATCAACTCGGGCGTCAACGCCGGCAGCTCGCCAGTTTTGGGCAACGCTAAAGGCAATACCGCGATTCCGCTGACTGCAGCCCACCCAGGTGGTGTGCTGACCGTTCTGGCCGACGGTTCGTGCCAGTTCATCTCGGAAACCGTTGCCGGTCAGGTTCTGGTCAGCTTGGCCAACCGTCAAGACGGCAACGTTATCCCGGATTATTAATGGTCACGGGCTAACCGCTTGATTCACCAGAAGGCGAGAGCATCCATCGATGCTCTCGCTTTTTTTATGCGCCAATTTTCGCTTCGTCCTAGCTCAAACGGTAAGCTAACCGACGGAAGTAATTCCAGCAGAACGCGATTCTTGAAGGTGGGGCGAATCGAAGCACATCAGAAGGAGCCGAGGCGATGGCAATCAACACGAAGGGAGTCCAGGGGCGTCGCGAAGTGCACTATCGCACGCCCCAAGAGGTCTTGGTCGATGCACGTCAGCTCGCCGAAGCCGAGCATATCGAGACACTGGGCAACTGGAGTCCTGGGCAGATCTTCGATCATCTGGCGAAGGCTTTTGATATGGCGATTGATGGGGCGGACTTTCGTGCCTTCTTCCTGCTGCGGTGGTTTGCGACGCTGTTTCTCAAGCGAAAGTTCCTGGAACGAGGGTTGCCGCCAGGGCTGCCGACCAACGAATGCTTCGTGCCAGAGCCGATCGATAACGATGCCGGTCTCGCCAGGCTGGAAGATGCGATTGGTCGCTACTTGCAGGACCCACGGCGAGGACTGCACCCGATCTTCGGCAAGCTGACGCCCGAGGAGTGGACGCAGTTCCAGCTGCGGCACTGCGAGATGCACATGAGCTTTCTCAAGGTGCAGCAAGACGTCACAGCGCCAGCAACGGCCGACGTCTAGCGGCCAGAGAGCCGTTGAGACGCCCTGCGAGATCTAATCGAATGAGAAGGTCTCGCCAGGCTGGGCGACGTTCACAGGCTCTTCCTGCGACTGCTGATAGGCGATCGCGGACATGGCCCGGGCATAATACTGCTCGAGGGTTTGAATCACCTGCTGCTGCTCCGCTTGTTTCTTGCTGAGTGGCAACTTGATCGTTCGCTTCTTTCCGTCACGCTTCACGACCAGATCGAGCCGGGCACCCCACTGGTTTTCGAACGACATGCTCTCGATTTCGCGGTAGTAAGTCGGCTGATCCCAGTCTTCAAACGTGAGCTTCTCGTAATCGAAGTAGACGATGCGGTTCTTATTCGCAGGGGCTTCGACCGCCGGGAAGAACTTCTCGACCAGTTCCTGTTCTTCGGTATTCGAGGGGATATAGCGATACGCCAAGATGTTCTCGTGGAACTGACGGAACTGCTCTTCGTAGTGTTCCCACTGCTCGCGTTCCAGATCGTTGGCCCGTTCAATCTTCTGGAACCAAGGCCCCAGCGAGTCATCCCCCAAAGCATGACGCATCACGTCAGGAGTCGCCGAAAAGCCGAGGGCTTCCAGACGAGCGTGTAGCGGGGGATGGGAATCGAACGGATGCGTGGTGGTCAGTTCGCCGACGTCGCGTTTGTCGACGAAGGCGGTTGCATACTCCAGGAAGCCGCCGTCGATTCGTTGCGATAAATTGACTTGCTCGTGGGCCTGATCGGCATCGAAGAACTCTTGTTCCAACTCGTTGCGATAATACGAGTACGCCGTGGTGCGAAGCAAGGCCTGGGCCATCGATTGCGGCGAGGTGCCGCTGGCGGCCAGACGATCGGCTCGGAACTCGCGTTGCCGACTTAGGCTGCCGAGCGAGACTTCAAACAGCATGCGGAACATGACGGCAAAGTAGAAAACTGGCAGCGAGATGCCGCCATCGTGCAGGCCCTGCAGAAAATGGCCATACTTGGCCAGCAGTGGGCTGATCTTCTGCGTGTAGAGGGTGTCGTCGCCGTTGAAGTGGGCCAGTTCGTGCAGCAGCACGGCGTCGGCTTCATCGCCTGGCAGCTTCTTCAGCAGCGAGAGGCTAACGAACAGCGTCCGCCCGGTATAGGTTTGCAATTCGTCACTATCTTTCACCTTTAGCTTCACGGGGCACTGCGTCACGAAGAAGCTATCGTCGATGCCCGCAATCACATGATCCGGCGGGGCGGTCTGCATTGCCTGGCTTAGTCGTTCCAGGTCGTACCAAAGCTGTGGAGCCATCTCCGGCGTGATCTTATGTCCTTCGATCACAAAGTCGTCGTCCACCTTCTTGAAGATCGCGACGATCACGGCCCCCATGGCCGCGAAGGCCATCAAGCCAAACACCACCAACAGTTTGATGATGTAGATCTCGAAGAAGAAGGCCGGAATCCAGAACGAAAGCGAGAACACCAGCAGCGACTGGGCGATCACTTCCAGCGTGCAAAACAGGCGTAGCGTATGCCAGCCGGCCAGCAGGCTGTAGTACTGCATTGCTTGCGAACGAAGCGAGAGAAGAACGCTGATTCCAATCAGGAAACAGGTCCCCACACCCGCCAGAATACAGAACCATGCAACGCGAATCGCCCAAATGATCGAGAGCTGCATGTACAGATAATCGGCCGGCAATTCGTTCCGCCACGCGACCAATTCCGGGTCGCTAGAGACCAGCAGCGACGACAGATTGACGTTCTCTATCTGAGCCAGTTCTTCGGCACGCTCTTGGGGATTGAGCATCCTATCGGCTTTGATTTCGTCCCGCATGCCTTGGCGGAAGAATTCGTCGTAGGTCCCTTGGACATGCTCGTAGAAGAAAAGACACGCCACCGGGATCAGGAACAGAGCCAATGCCGGATAGATGTAAGTTTTGACGAAGCCGAGGCTCGAAAAGTTTTGCGACATGCGACAAGGCGCCTGCGTGGGAACCGCTCGTGCAATGGGGCACGAATCGTTCGCAGTGGATAGCAAAGAAAGGAATGGCACGTCTTGCGCCATCTTGGCATGCACGCAGTATGAGGAAGCTTGCCTTCCAGGGCAAGAAAAACTTTCGGTTCGAAAAGAAAGCAGGCCACTTCCTTCATCAGGAAGCGGCCTGAGTGGTTGTTCAATGGCTGGCGAGAAGCCTATCGCGAGCTCGCCAACTGCCGGGTATCGGTGTCGCGGAATTGGAACTGGCGAACGCATTGGCTAAGCTCTTGAGCCAGGTTTGCCAGCACGTCCCCTTCATCGGAAAGCTGGTCGCCGTTATTGCGCGTGACCGATTGAGCCTCCTGCAGTTGCGTCAATTGCGATTGAAGACGCATCGCGGACTCGGCCTGCGAATGAGTCAGGTGCCCGATACTCGTCGTTTGCGAAGTGATCGACTCGACCGAAGCACACACCTGCTTAAATTGCTCGGCGGTTCGGTTGCTCTTCTCAACACCGGTCTGAATGTGCTGCCGGGTTTGTTCGATCAACGCGGTGACCTGGGCGATGTTGTGATCGCAGCGCCCAGCTAGTTCTTTCACTTGCTGGGCAACCACAGCAAACCCGCGGCCTGCTTCGCCGGATCTTGCCGCTTCGATCGAGGCATTCAATGCCAGCAAATTCGTTTGTTTGGCAAGCTCCTGGATGGTGCCGATCGTCGAGATCATTTCGTCGGCACTGTCTTGAATTGTCTTCATCGACTTTTCCGAGTCAGCGAGCGTTTCGGTGCCGAGTCGAGCGATCTTGTTGGCTGCGAGCGAGGTCGCTTCGGCCTGGGAGACGTTTTCGCGAATCGCTTGAATCGAGTCGTTGAGCGTGAGCACTTCTTCAGCCATGTGATGTAGAGACTCTCCCTGGCTGGCGATACCATCGGAAAGTGTCGAAGAACTGGTATGCAGTTGTGTCGAACTCGAGGTCACGCCTTCCACGCTGCGCGAGAAAGTGGCGATCACGTGATTCCATGAATCGATGGTGTGCTGGATGTCGGTTCGCAGCGAACTCACCATGCCATCGTGCACTTCTGGAATGGTCACCGTCAGATCGCCATGGCTGGCTCGATCAAAGACCGGACGGAGCGATTCAATTGCTGATCGCAGCGTTTCGTGCTGGCGGCTGCTGGCAACTTGCTCGCGTGCCAGGATCGACGAATCCCGTAGCGAAGCATAAATACCAACCAGCAGAACCGCATCTTCAATCACGACCCACGCGGCATGTTCCAGTGCCAGAACGAGGGCTGGATCCGAGAGCCCAAAGATCGAATACGGCCAGAACACCGCACGCAGCAAGTGATCAGCCGCCGTAAACCCGGTGGCGGCCAACAGCACCAGGGGATCGCGGTAAAGCGAAAGGAATGCCAGCGACGCGAAGACGTGAAAATGGACTTCCGTGCGTCCGCCACTGATATGAATGAACAATGCCGAAAAAGCGGCCTGCGAAATCGCCATCACGTAGCGAGTCATGCGATCGCGAGAGCGGTAGTAACCGAGGTACGCCGGCAGAACGCCCAGCAAGATCGCCAGAATCGCCGAGCCCCACACGTGATTGTGGATGCTGCTTTCGTGGCCAGCCCATGTGCGTGGCGTCAGGAAGATTGCCAGCCCCAAGGCAATCGCCGCTTGCAGTAACATCAGGTTGGCAAACAACCGATTAGTTCGCTGGTCGGCTGCCACTTCTCGTTGAAGGACGAGGGCGGCCTCTTGCGGGTCAAGGCCTTCGTATTGTGGAAACAGGATCTTATTCATGAGGATTCCTATTTTCGCAGCATGGGGAAGGGATGAGTGATTCAACCGCCGCCAGATTCGAGGTCGCAAGTGGCTCGCTCCCCTTAAGCGGGCAGCCAAACACTGGGAACTGCTTGCGACCAGACGACCAGCCTTCGATCACTGAACTGAGGCACGCCAGGCCCGAGTTATTGCCTTCATGGCCACGCCGAGAGGTCACCCCTCCGCTAAACCGAAGATTGCCAAGTTCATCAAATAGCAGGCAATGGCCACTGGTTGTCACGCGAAAACGATCCGCTTCGAGACCGTCGATGTCGCGATATACATCAATGGATGGACGCGATTGCCAGCGTGCCACGTGTCCGCGGCAACTGCCGGCGGTCAGCCAGTTCGACTCGAATGATTCCTGGTGCGAATCGCTCAGGCAGACCAGTGTGATCGCGATCGAATGTTGTTCCGCGATGCGTTCAAGATTGTCGAGAGTCGCACGGCTGCAGGGGCATTCAGGATGTAGGAACACCAGCAGCGAGGATTCGCCAGGCTCGTGGCGAATTGCAGAGCTCCCCGGCCAATTCTCTGGTGGGCGCATTGCAACGCCGGGAGCCGAGCCGTATTGCGTCAACCAACCAAACGTGATCAGAACGGCAAACAGCCACACACCAAAGGCAATCAGGCTTCCTCGATTCGACGTAGGTAAATCCGTCATGAGGGGCTCTCGAACTGTCTGGAAAGTTGAAGAATTTTCGAGAGCCTAGGTTATCAGGGATCAGAAGGCTGCACGTTTACGGCAACCCGAGGATGCCCTCGCATCGTTTGCTGTCGAAGATGATCACGTTCGACTTGTCGAAACGGATGTAGCGATTGCGCACCCTGGTTCGAGGCAGCGAAATCGCTGTCAAAAGGCGTGCAATCAGGAAGTCGCCAGGCTGGGATCTGTCAGCCGATTGTTGCTTTGCGAGGCGAACGCCGCCTCCCGTTCGGCCTGATAGGCATGGGCGAAATCGCTGCGATTCGAGTACCGCTCCATGTTATCGCGAACGGCCATTTCCTGATCGACATCGTTGCGGCTGAGCGGGAGCTTCGCCTTTAGTGGAATCTCCATGCGGCGATACGAGACGATGATATAGGTTTGCTCCTCGCGGAAGATTTCGAACGTCTCGACCTCGTGGTAGTAGATGGGATGCTCCCAGTTTTCAAACGACATCTTCTCGAAGTCAAGAAACAGTCGGCGGCCGTGGGCTACTGGAAGATCGATCGGAGGGAAATACTTTTCGACCAGGGTCCGTTCAGTATCGTTGGAAGGGAGATAGCGATGCACGAGCATCGTTTCGTGGAACGTTCGGAACTCCGCTTCGTAAGCACTCCACTGCTGACGTTCGATTTCTTCGGCATCGTAGATATTGCGATACCAAGGCCCAACCGACTGGTCGGCCAGGGCCGTTCGTAGCGTGTGGGCATCGGCCTGAAAGCCGATGAACTTCAGTCGCTGCTGCACCGGCGGGTGCGAGTCGAACGGGTGAACCGACGTTAGTTCGCCAATCGGGTTTTCGTCGAAATAGCTTTCTGCGAAAGGGCGGAAGCCATCGTCCAGCCGTTTTGAAATTGTGGAGTTCGCGTCGATCGCCGCGGCTTCGTAAATCTCTTCTTCGCATTGTTCGCGATACCGCGAGAACGCGACCACGCGAAGCAAGGCGAAGGCAAACGCTTCCGGCGACGTATGCCGAGCAGCGATCTGATCGGCGCGGTGTTCGCGGTCGCGAGCAACCTTGCCGTTGAGCGAGTGATTGATCACCAGTTGCAGCATCGCCAGGTGATGAATCGGACGCGTCAGCCAGTGCTCGTACAGGCTCTCTGCGTAGGCATAGTGCCGTTCGAATAAAGGGGCGATTCGCTGCGAGTAAATCGTGTCATTGCCGCTGAAGTGAGCCATCTCGTGCAATAGGATCGCGTCGGCTTCCTGATCGGGCAACTGCTTCAGTAGCGGTAGGCTGACGTACAGGATTCTTCCACGCAGCGTGCGTCGCATAACGTCGTCGATCGGCAGCACGACCGGGCACTCGGTAACCCAGAAACCGTCTTCGATGCCAGCGATCACGTAGTCTGGTGGTGATGTGCCTGCCTTGAAACACAGACGGTCCAGATCGTCCCAGAAGAGTGGAGCGTGTTCGCGCTCGATAAGCACGCCAGAGGCTTCATGCCGCAGGTCAACCCGTTTGAACATGGCAGCCGCCGCGGCACCGACACCAGCCAGGCCAGCACCACCGATGAAGATCAGGAACTTCGTCGCCCCGAGGCTGCTGTGCGAGAAGAGATATGCCGAGATCAAGCCGACGATAATAGTTGTTTGAGCGATCAATTCGAGAAGGCCAACGATACTGATGAGGTACCAGCCGCCCAGCAGCGAATAGTACAGCATCTCGTTGGAGCGAATCGACAGGCCTGAGCCAATCGAGATGAGCAGCAGCGTGGCGATGCCCAGGCCGATGCAGCCCCAACTCAGCAGAACGACCCCTTTGTAGGTCAGATAGGTTGGAATATCGAGCGGCCTTAGTTCGCTGTCCCAGCGGCTTAACGCCTTGTTTTCTTTGTTGAGGATCGACCAGGTCGAGGTCTTTTCCAGGGCCTTGAGGGCACTGTTTTTCTGTTGCAGGTTTAGCCCTGGTGCCGTGTTGATCGCACGCTGAAACCGCGCCGTCAGTTGCTGTTCAAATTCAGGTTGAAAGTGGCCGCATACCAGCAGGGCACCAATGGGAATCAGAAAGAGCGTTAGGGCTGGCAATACGAACGAGCGTACCAGCGAGGGCGGAGGCGAATGCTGAGTCATGGTGGGAGGGTCTCCTGGGCGAAAAGAGACGTAAGGCGGACGAGGTTACAGGAGCCCAGCGTGAATGAGCAGCCGAGAAGGTTGGAACGGCCGAAGTAGACTCCCCTAAT harbors:
- a CDS encoding DUF1569 domain-containing protein, whose product is MAINTKGVQGRREVHYRTPQEVLVDARQLAEAEHIETLGNWSPGQIFDHLAKAFDMAIDGADFRAFFLLRWFATLFLKRKFLERGLPPGLPTNECFVPEPIDNDAGLARLEDAIGRYLQDPRRGLHPIFGKLTPEEWTQFQLRHCEMHMSFLKVQQDVTAPATADV
- a CDS encoding carboxypeptidase regulatory-like domain-containing protein produces the protein MKIPTLTSIGATMATAALMLLVFGCSQQSYGSLGGVTGTVTLNGKPHANAKVTFTPAAGRPSSGMTDENGNYELFYIRDTKGAEPGSHKVTIVTVAPVESDTYQGPAFKDPIPPNYNRVTELTAEVEKGSNTFDFDLKGK
- a CDS encoding DUF1559 domain-containing protein — its product is MTIQFRSRRAFTLVELLVVIAIIGVLIALLLPAVQQAREAARRMQCTNNQKQIGLAIHNYHDTYLKMPYNAVPQVTTSAVQRGPSWLVRLLPYVEQNAAYDQFQFTGDWSMQDGPSPNATILGQLRVPGFNCPSSPLPELESQSTNANGTVSLQVVNYIGITGSYYKGGTTNVVSGSPQDSSYGDAVYNGMIVPLSSKSNAINLAACTDGTSNTMMVTEQSDYFINSSGTKVARRSSGHAGRSWANGAGAGNWTSNVTTIRYAIGEEGGTGNAANYNVNIPPISAHPGGVMILLGDASVRFLSETTNFAILTGLGDRQDGNVLGEF
- a CDS encoding M48 family metallopeptidase, with product MTQHSPPPSLVRSFVLPALTLFLIPIGALLVCGHFQPEFEQQLTARFQRAINTAPGLNLQQKNSALKALEKTSTWSILNKENKALSRWDSELRPLDIPTYLTYKGVVLLSWGCIGLGIATLLLISIGSGLSIRSNEMLYYSLLGGWYLISIVGLLELIAQTTIIVGLISAYLFSHSSLGATKFLIFIGGAGLAGVGAAAAAMFKRVDLRHEASGVLIEREHAPLFWDDLDRLCFKAGTSPPDYVIAGIEDGFWVTECPVVLPIDDVMRRTLRGRILYVSLPLLKQLPDQEADAILLHEMAHFSGNDTIYSQRIAPLFERHYAYAESLYEHWLTRPIHHLAMLQLVINHSLNGKVARDREHRADQIAARHTSPEAFAFALLRVVAFSRYREQCEEEIYEAAAIDANSTISKRLDDGFRPFAESYFDENPIGELTSVHPFDSHPPVQQRLKFIGFQADAHTLRTALADQSVGPWYRNIYDAEEIERQQWSAYEAEFRTFHETMLVHRYLPSNDTERTLVEKYFPPIDLPVAHGRRLFLDFEKMSFENWEHPIYYHEVETFEIFREEQTYIIVSYRRMEIPLKAKLPLSRNDVDQEMAVRDNMERYSNRSDFAHAYQAEREAAFASQSNNRLTDPSLATS
- a CDS encoding methyl-accepting chemotaxis protein, yielding MNKILFPQYEGLDPQEAALVLQREVAADQRTNRLFANLMLLQAAIALGLAIFLTPRTWAGHESSIHNHVWGSAILAILLGVLPAYLGYYRSRDRMTRYVMAISQAAFSALFIHISGGRTEVHFHVFASLAFLSLYRDPLVLLAATGFTAADHLLRAVFWPYSIFGLSDPALVLALEHAAWVVIEDAVLLVGIYASLRDSSILAREQVASSRQHETLRSAIESLRPVFDRASHGDLTVTIPEVHDGMVSSLRTDIQHTIDSWNHVIATFSRSVEGVTSSSTQLHTSSSTLSDGIASQGESLHHMAEEVLTLNDSIQAIRENVSQAEATSLAANKIARLGTETLADSEKSMKTIQDSADEMISTIGTIQELAKQTNLLALNASIEAARSGEAGRGFAVVAQQVKELAGRCDHNIAQVTALIEQTRQHIQTGVEKSNRTAEQFKQVCASVESITSQTTSIGHLTHSQAESAMRLQSQLTQLQEAQSVTRNNGDQLSDEGDVLANLAQELSQCVRQFQFRDTDTRQLASSR
- a CDS encoding M48 family metallopeptidase; its protein translation is MSQNFSSLGFVKTYIYPALALFLIPVACLFFYEHVQGTYDEFFRQGMRDEIKADRMLNPQERAEELAQIENVNLSSLLVSSDPELVAWRNELPADYLYMQLSIIWAIRVAWFCILAGVGTCFLIGISVLLSLRSQAMQYYSLLAGWHTLRLFCTLEVIAQSLLVFSLSFWIPAFFFEIYIIKLLVVFGLMAFAAMGAVIVAIFKKVDDDFVIEGHKITPEMAPQLWYDLERLSQAMQTAPPDHVIAGIDDSFFVTQCPVKLKVKDSDELQTYTGRTLFVSLSLLKKLPGDEADAVLLHELAHFNGDDTLYTQKISPLLAKYGHFLQGLHDGGISLPVFYFAVMFRMLFEVSLGSLSRQREFRADRLAASGTSPQSMAQALLRTTAYSYYRNELEQEFFDADQAHEQVNLSQRIDGGFLEYATAFVDKRDVGELTTTHPFDSHPPLHARLEALGFSATPDVMRHALGDDSLGPWFQKIERANDLEREQWEHYEEQFRQFHENILAYRYIPSNTEEQELVEKFFPAVEAPANKNRIVYFDYEKLTFEDWDQPTYYREIESMSFENQWGARLDLVVKRDGKKRTIKLPLSKKQAEQQQVIQTLEQYYARAMSAIAYQQSQEEPVNVAQPGETFSFD
- a CDS encoding DUF1559 domain-containing protein, producing MTHSWNARRGFTLVELLVVIAIIGVLIALLLPAVQQAREAARRIQCNNQLKQLGLAMHNYHDTYISKLPFNSCYISGSGNTTAPSFFVRLLPFLEQNAAYDALDWSGFNNGTFITDNTQTGDPLLALRVDGLWCPSSPLPETLNNVQLTSYTGIGGTAQKWSTSAAAVQNIDSTKKAQYYNGMVVAKGDGSNPIGLESATDGTSNTMMISECSNYFYDANRVKQVDTIRTSMGPNSVGGAWNGLGFTSTGTGTVTTAQNVTFIDLDPTNNTTVPYLGNINSGVNAGSSPVLGNAKGNTAIPLTAAHPGGVLTVLADGSCQFISETVAGQVLVSLANRQDGNVIPDY